A window of Conger conger chromosome 13, fConCon1.1, whole genome shotgun sequence contains these coding sequences:
- the si:ch1073-145m9.1 gene encoding uncharacterized protein si:ch1073-145m9.1 encodes MGLGVLLYVPNIIGYIRVLLVLSSWSGFDNPAVFVPCYGISIILDGVDGCVARRLDQTSEFGAWLDVVVDNLGRGMVWSMLYQWGWLVSALEWCVFVCNHNAHGAQWKSSFSDSPWLVQAVMAKGFRTPPGVLAIAGLHILPVWLYGYQRGLLSRALSLPAWLQVLGTLLLTGGRLLCLSAEVWCVWSHIRFLTRDRQVKRE; translated from the exons ATGGGACTTGGGGTTTTGCTGTACGTACCCAATATTATTG GATACATCAGAGTCCTTCTGGTGCTCAGCTCATGGAGTGGTTTCGATAACCCTGCGGTGTTTGTCCCCTGCTATGGCATATCAATAATACTGGATG GGGTAGACGGCTGTGTGGCTCGCAGGTTAGACCAAACCTCTGAGTTTGGGGCCTGGCTGGACGTGGTGGTGGACAACCTGGGGCGGGGCATGGTGTGGAGCATGCTGTACCAG TGGGGCTGGCTGGTGTCTGCGCtggagtggtgtgtgtttgtctgtaacCACAACGCACACGGTGCCCAGTGGAAGAGCAGCTTCTCAGACAGCCCCTGGCTGGTCCAGGCTGTCATGGCCAAAG GTTTCAGGACGCCTCCAGGGGTCCTGGCCATCGCAGGGCTGCACATCCTGCCTGTGTGGCTGTATGGGTACCAGCGGGGGCTGCTGTCGCGGGCCCTCTCCCTCCCGGCCTGGCTGCAGGTCCTGGGGACCCTTCTCCTCACTGGGGGCAggctgctctgtctgtctgcggaG